A window of Streptomyces sp. DG1A-41 contains these coding sequences:
- a CDS encoding MDR family MFS transporter — protein sequence MDSPAGTTADPARPDAPPSRLVVLGLLLGIVLATLDGTVVGTALPTIVGDLGGLDHLSWVITAYLLTTAVTTPIWGKLGDLYGHKYGYLTSITVFLIGSVLCGIAQDMGQLIAFRALQGIGAGGLFVGALALIGTLLTPAEAGRAQSLIGILLPAAMIGGPLVGGFLTDQLDWRWVFYVNVPVGAVALVLIGFGVRLRATRTEPRIDLAGAGLLTGAILALTLLGSWAGTTYAWSSPQVIGLAVASAIALAAFVRVERRALEPVIPPRLFRDRNFTVAQILSFVTGAAMLAAASYLPQYMQFVRDMSSTESGMLLLPLMLGMMGAQLVIGRRVAEGGHYRLYPIAGGALAAAGALALLTLGTSTSTPVASGLTLLLGVGIGCLMQPTMLITMNSAEPRDMGAASGTQTLLRTIGGSLGVAVLGSVYTGRLTDVVTDRLGADGARLTGGELTPELLRDLPEPVRHAFRTGVVDGLHGVALGTAALCAVAFAVSWLVREVPLRGR from the coding sequence ATGGACTCACCTGCGGGCACCACAGCGGACCCGGCCCGGCCGGACGCCCCGCCCTCCCGGCTCGTCGTCCTCGGCCTGCTGCTCGGCATCGTGCTCGCCACGCTCGACGGAACCGTCGTCGGCACCGCACTGCCCACCATCGTCGGAGACCTGGGCGGCCTGGACCACCTGTCCTGGGTGATCACGGCCTACCTGCTCACCACCGCCGTCACCACGCCCATCTGGGGCAAACTCGGCGACCTGTACGGCCACAAGTACGGCTACCTCACCTCCATCACCGTGTTCCTCATCGGCTCCGTGCTGTGCGGAATCGCCCAGGACATGGGCCAGTTGATCGCCTTCCGCGCCCTTCAGGGGATCGGCGCGGGCGGGCTGTTCGTGGGAGCGCTCGCGCTCATCGGCACGCTGCTCACCCCGGCGGAGGCCGGGCGCGCCCAGTCGCTGATCGGGATACTGCTGCCCGCCGCGATGATCGGCGGCCCACTGGTCGGCGGCTTCCTCACCGACCAGCTCGACTGGCGCTGGGTGTTCTACGTCAACGTTCCGGTCGGCGCCGTGGCGCTCGTCCTCATCGGCTTCGGGGTGCGGCTGCGCGCCACCCGCACCGAGCCGCGCATCGACCTCGCCGGCGCCGGGCTGCTGACCGGCGCGATCCTCGCCCTGACGCTGCTGGGGAGTTGGGCCGGGACGACGTACGCCTGGTCGTCACCGCAGGTCATCGGGCTCGCCGTGGCCTCCGCCATCGCGCTTGCCGCCTTCGTGCGGGTCGAGCGGCGCGCCCTGGAACCGGTGATCCCGCCCCGGCTGTTCCGCGACCGCAACTTCACCGTGGCGCAGATCCTCAGCTTTGTCACCGGCGCGGCCATGCTGGCGGCGGCGAGCTATCTGCCGCAGTACATGCAGTTCGTGCGGGACATGTCGTCCACCGAGAGCGGGATGCTGCTGCTCCCGTTGATGCTGGGCATGATGGGCGCCCAGCTCGTCATCGGCCGCCGGGTCGCCGAAGGCGGCCACTACCGCCTCTACCCCATCGCGGGCGGCGCGCTGGCCGCGGCCGGGGCGCTGGCCCTGCTGACCCTCGGCACCAGCACGTCGACGCCCGTGGCCTCCGGCCTGACGCTGCTGCTCGGCGTGGGCATCGGCTGCCTGATGCAACCGACGATGCTCATCACGATGAACAGCGCGGAACCGCGCGACATGGGTGCGGCCAGTGGCACCCAGACGCTGCTGCGCACCATCGGCGGCTCGCTCGGTGTCGCCGTCCTCGGCTCCGTCTACACGGGACGGCTCACCGACGTCGTCACGGACCGGCTCGGTGCCGACGGCGCGCGGCTGACCGGCGGCGAGCTCACCCCCGAGCTGCTGCGCGACCTGCCGGAACCGGTCCGGCACGCCTTCCGGACGGGCGTGGTGGACGGGCTGCACGGAGTCGCGCTCGGCAC
- a CDS encoding NAD(P)H-dependent oxidoreductase, producing MPTTTPPLRVAVLVGSTREGRFAPVVTKWLTGHLDQRDDLHADVVDLAETPLPTVFPAFGQQPPPGTEERLARVSPRLAEADAFVLVTPEYNHSFPASLKNAIDWHNEEWHGKPVGFVSYGGLSGGLRAVEQLRVVMAELNAMTIRNTVSLHDAWGRFDADGNCTDPAADTAAKALLDQLAWWGHALRDAKSVRGYVA from the coding sequence ATGCCCACCACCACCCCACCCCTCCGCGTCGCCGTCCTCGTCGGCTCGACACGTGAGGGACGTTTCGCGCCCGTCGTGACGAAGTGGCTGACCGGCCACCTCGACCAGCGCGACGATCTGCACGCCGACGTCGTGGACCTGGCGGAGACACCGCTCCCGACGGTGTTCCCGGCGTTCGGCCAGCAGCCTCCACCCGGCACCGAGGAGCGGTTGGCCCGCGTGTCACCGCGGCTCGCAGAGGCCGACGCCTTCGTCCTCGTCACGCCCGAGTACAACCACAGCTTCCCGGCGTCCCTGAAGAACGCCATCGACTGGCACAACGAGGAGTGGCACGGCAAGCCCGTCGGCTTCGTCTCGTACGGCGGCCTGTCCGGCGGTCTGCGCGCCGTGGAACAGCTGCGGGTCGTCATGGCCGAGCTGAACGCCATGACCATTCGCAACACCGTCAGCCTCCACGACGCGTGGGGCCGCTTCGACGCGGACGGCAACTGCACCGACCCCGCCGCCGACACGGCCGCGAAGGCCCTGCTCGACCAGCTCGCCTGGTGGGGCCACGCCCTACGGGACGCCAAGTCCGTCCGCGGCTACGTCGCATGA
- a CDS encoding TetR/AcrR family transcriptional regulator: MPVAKQEGQESGTEAPSLWERMERSAPAPRASLTLERIAAAAVEIADEEGGAAVTMRRLATKLGVAPMAAYRHVDGKDDLWALMIDRVSRELTVPDGTTDWREVLRSYALQARELMLAHPWMAAMPTPVIMLTPSRMAVADRQLAALAACGLDADSVMAALRTVTSFVHGSAQTEIGLREYQERHGWTSGDETRQALAPQMRYLMSTGRYPAFEQYLLNASRKDDRAWEFVFGLDCVLDGIAQRLGI, encoded by the coding sequence ATGCCGGTCGCGAAGCAGGAGGGCCAAGAGAGCGGGACCGAGGCACCTTCTCTCTGGGAGCGCATGGAGCGGTCCGCCCCGGCGCCCCGCGCCTCGCTGACCCTGGAGCGGATCGCCGCCGCCGCGGTCGAGATCGCCGACGAGGAGGGCGGCGCCGCCGTCACCATGCGCCGCCTCGCGACGAAGCTCGGCGTCGCCCCCATGGCGGCCTATCGGCACGTCGACGGCAAGGACGACCTCTGGGCGCTCATGATCGACCGGGTGTCCCGGGAGCTGACCGTGCCGGACGGGACGACGGACTGGCGGGAGGTGCTGCGCTCATACGCCCTCCAGGCGCGGGAGCTGATGCTCGCCCACCCGTGGATGGCGGCCATGCCCACCCCGGTGATCATGCTGACGCCGTCGCGCATGGCCGTGGCGGACCGGCAGTTGGCCGCGCTCGCCGCCTGCGGCCTGGACGCCGACTCGGTGATGGCCGCCTTGCGGACCGTCACCTCCTTCGTGCACGGTTCGGCCCAGACCGAGATCGGCCTGCGGGAGTACCAGGAACGCCACGGATGGACCAGCGGCGACGAGACGCGTCAGGCGCTCGCCCCGCAGATGCGCTACCTGATGAGCACGGGCCGATACCCGGCATTCGAGCAGTACCTCCTCAACGCGTCCCGCAAGGACGACCGGGCTTGGGAGTTCGTTTTCGGCCTCGACTGCGTGCTCGACGGCATCGCACAGAGGCTCGGCATCTGA
- a CDS encoding aldehyde dehydrogenase family protein, translating into MSDSRLSVLKTYKLYVGGKFPRSESGRVYEVTTKTSAADAAGKGKWLANAPLSSRKDARDAVVAARKAFGGWSGATAYNRGQVLYRVAEMLEGRRDQFTREVADAEGLSKSKAAAVVDATIDRWVWYAGWTDKIAQVVGGGNPVAGPFFNLSSPEPTGVVAVLAPQESSFLGLVSVVAPVIATGNTAVVVASEKSPLPALSLAEVLATSDVPGGVVNVLSGRTAEIAAPLAAHQDVNAIDLAGADETLAKELEIAAADNLKRVLRPQPVDYAETPGIDRMTAFLETKTVWHPTGSLGASGSSY; encoded by the coding sequence ATGTCTGACTCGCGACTCAGTGTCCTCAAGACCTACAAGCTGTACGTGGGCGGCAAGTTCCCGCGTTCCGAGAGCGGCCGGGTGTACGAGGTGACCACGAAGACATCAGCCGCTGACGCGGCGGGCAAGGGCAAGTGGCTGGCGAACGCGCCCCTGTCCTCCCGCAAGGACGCCCGTGACGCCGTAGTGGCCGCCCGCAAGGCGTTCGGCGGCTGGTCCGGCGCGACGGCGTACAACCGCGGCCAGGTCCTCTACCGCGTCGCGGAGATGCTGGAGGGCCGCCGCGACCAGTTCACGCGTGAGGTGGCCGACGCCGAGGGCCTGTCGAAGTCCAAGGCGGCGGCGGTCGTGGACGCCACGATCGACCGTTGGGTCTGGTACGCGGGCTGGACCGACAAGATCGCCCAGGTGGTCGGCGGCGGCAACCCGGTCGCGGGCCCGTTCTTCAACCTGTCCTCCCCCGAGCCGACGGGCGTGGTCGCGGTCCTGGCGCCCCAGGAGTCGTCCTTCCTGGGCCTGGTGTCGGTCGTCGCCCCGGTGATCGCCACCGGCAACACGGCGGTCGTGGTGGCCAGCGAGAAGTCCCCGCTCCCCGCCCTGTCCCTCGCCGAGGTCCTGGCCACCTCCGACGTCCCCGGCGGTGTGGTCAACGTCCTCTCGGGCCGCACGGCGGAGATCGCGGCTCCGCTGGCAGCCCACCAGGACGTCAACGCGATCGACCTCGCGGGCGCCGACGAGACCCTGGCGAAGGAACTGGAGATCGCCGCGGCCGACAACCTCAAGCGCGTCCTGCGTCCACAGCCTGTGGATTACGCGGAGACTCCCGGCATCGACCGCATGACGGCGTTCCTGGAGACGAAAACGGTCTGGCACCCCACGGGGTCACTGGGCGCGTCGGGTTCCTCGTACTAG
- a CDS encoding aldehyde dehydrogenase family protein — MASVFAYAPALESRSIVDIAPSYGLFIDGEFVEAADGKVFKTVSPSTEEVLSEVAQAGEADVDRAVQAARKAFEKWSALPGSERAKYLFRIARIIQERSRELAVLETLDNGKPIKETRDADLPLVAAHFFYYAGWADKLDHAGFGANPRPLGVAGQVIPWNFPLLMLAWKIAPALATGNTVVLKPAETTPLSALFFADICRQAGLPKGVVNILPGYGGAGAALVAHPDVNKVAFTGSTAVGKEIARTVAGTRKKVTLELGGKGANIVFDDAPIDQAVEGIVNGIFFNQGQVCCAGSRLLVQESIQEDLLESLKRRLSTLRLGDPLDKNTDIGAINSEEQLTRITSLVEQGEAEGAERWSPACELPESGYWFAPTLFTNVTQAHTIARDEIFGPVLSVLTFRTPDEAVAKANNTPYGLSAGIWTEKGSRILAVANRLRAGVVWSNTFNKFDPTSPFGGYKESGFGREGGRHGLEAYLDV, encoded by the coding sequence ATGGCTTCGGTATTCGCATACGCCCCGGCCCTCGAGTCGCGCTCGATCGTCGACATCGCTCCCTCGTACGGCCTGTTCATCGACGGCGAGTTCGTGGAGGCGGCCGACGGCAAGGTCTTCAAGACGGTCTCGCCGAGCACCGAGGAGGTGCTCTCCGAGGTCGCCCAGGCCGGCGAGGCGGACGTCGACCGCGCGGTACAGGCCGCCCGCAAGGCCTTCGAGAAGTGGTCGGCGCTGCCCGGCTCGGAGCGCGCCAAGTACCTGTTCCGCATCGCGCGGATCATCCAGGAGCGCTCCCGCGAGCTCGCCGTCCTCGAAACCCTCGACAACGGCAAGCCGATCAAGGAGACCCGCGACGCGGACCTTCCCCTGGTCGCGGCGCACTTCTTCTACTACGCGGGCTGGGCCGACAAGCTCGACCACGCCGGCTTCGGCGCGAACCCGCGGCCGCTGGGCGTGGCGGGCCAGGTCATCCCCTGGAACTTCCCGCTGCTGATGCTGGCGTGGAAGATCGCGCCCGCGCTCGCCACCGGCAACACGGTCGTCCTGAAGCCGGCGGAGACCACGCCTCTCTCGGCGCTCTTCTTCGCGGACATCTGCCGCCAGGCGGGCCTGCCGAAGGGCGTGGTCAACATCCTCCCGGGCTACGGCGGCGCGGGCGCGGCGCTGGTCGCCCACCCGGACGTGAACAAGGTCGCCTTCACCGGCTCCACGGCCGTCGGCAAGGAGATCGCCCGCACGGTCGCCGGCACCCGCAAGAAGGTCACGCTCGAACTGGGCGGCAAGGGCGCCAACATCGTCTTCGACGATGCCCCGATCGACCAGGCCGTCGAGGGCATCGTGAACGGCATCTTCTTCAACCAGGGCCAGGTCTGCTGCGCGGGCAGCCGCCTGCTGGTCCAGGAGTCGATCCAGGAGGACCTCCTGGAGTCCCTGAAGCGGCGCCTGTCGACGCTCCGCCTGGGCGACCCGCTCGACAAGAACACGGACATCGGCGCGATCAACTCCGAGGAACAGCTCACGCGCATCACCTCCCTCGTCGAGCAGGGCGAGGCGGAGGGCGCCGAGCGCTGGTCCCCGGCCTGCGAACTGCCGGAGAGCGGCTACTGGTTCGCCCCGACGCTGTTCACGAACGTCACCCAGGCGCACACCATCGCCCGGGACGAGATCTTCGGCCCGGTGCTGTCGGTCCTGACCTTCCGCACCCCGGACGAGGCGGTCGCCAAGGCCAACAACACGCCGTACGGCCTCTCCGCCGGCATCTGGACGGAGAAGGGCTCCCGCATCCTGGCGGTCGCGAACAGGCTCCGCGCGGGCGTCGTCTGGTCCAACACGTTCAACAAGTTCGACCCGACCTCGCCGTTCGGCGGCTACAAGGAGTCGGGCTTCGGCCGCGAGGGCGGCCGCCACGGCCTGGAGGCGTACCTCGATGTCTGA
- the deoC gene encoding deoxyribose-phosphate aldolase, whose protein sequence is MPSSALTAAHPLKDVIASDSALRRFLHGLPGVDAVGLEGRAASLGTRSIKTTAKAYAIDLAISMVDLTTLEGADTPGKVRALGAKAVRPDPTDRTAPTTAAVCVYPDMVAVAKEAVAGSGVKVASVATAFPAGRAPLTVKLADVREAVAAGADEIDMVIDRGAFLSGRYLKVYDEITAVKEACGTSARLKVIFETGELSTYDNIRRASWLGMLAGADFIKTSTGKVAVNATPANTLLMLEAVRDFRAQTGIQVGVKPAGGIRTSKDAIKFLVLVNETAGEDWLDNHWFRFGASSLLNDLLMQRQKLATGRYSGPDYVTVD, encoded by the coding sequence ATGCCCAGTTCTGCACTCACCGCAGCTCACCCCCTCAAGGACGTCATCGCGTCCGACAGCGCGCTGCGCCGCTTCCTCCACGGGCTCCCCGGCGTCGACGCGGTCGGGCTGGAGGGCCGTGCGGCCTCGCTCGGTACCCGTTCGATCAAGACGACCGCGAAGGCGTACGCCATCGACCTCGCCATCTCGATGGTCGACCTGACGACGCTGGAAGGCGCGGACACCCCGGGCAAGGTCCGGGCGCTCGGCGCGAAGGCGGTCCGGCCCGACCCGACCGACCGTACGGCGCCCACGACGGCGGCGGTCTGCGTCTACCCCGACATGGTGGCCGTGGCCAAGGAGGCAGTCGCCGGCTCCGGCGTGAAGGTCGCCTCCGTCGCCACGGCGTTCCCGGCCGGGCGCGCGCCGCTCACCGTCAAGCTGGCCGACGTCCGCGAGGCCGTCGCCGCGGGCGCCGACGAGATCGACATGGTCATCGACCGCGGCGCGTTCCTCTCGGGCCGATACTTGAAGGTGTACGACGAGATCACCGCCGTGAAGGAGGCCTGCGGCACGTCCGCGCGCCTGAAGGTCATCTTCGAGACGGGCGAGCTGTCGACGTACGACAACATCCGCCGCGCGAGCTGGCTCGGGATGCTGGCGGGCGCGGACTTCATCAAGACGTCCACCGGAAAGGTCGCCGTCAACGCGACCCCGGCGAACACGCTCCTCATGCTGGAGGCGGTACGTGACTTCCGCGCGCAGACCGGCATCCAGGTCGGCGTGAAGCCGGCCGGCGGCATCCGCACCTCGAAGGACGCCATCAAGTTCCTCGTCCTGGTCAACGAGACCGCGGGCGAGGACTGGCTGGACAACCACTGGTTCCGCTTCGGCGCCTCGTCGCTGCTGAACGACCTGCTGATGCAGCGCCAGAAGCTGGCCACCGGCCGCTACTCCGGCCCCGACTACGTGACGGTGGACTGA
- a CDS encoding PH domain-containing protein, whose product MTSPEPQSPAPQPAEPESEDRVYRSVPAIAGGVLLLAVAGWLGIDAVISGEGRTPWMALAVLILIVPLVVAFTLRPAVYAGDDRLRIRNPFRVIVLPWGRIASLKSAYTNEVLTESGAKYQLWAVPVSLRARKKAARREMRATAQARREMGRDEGRGSALGMRAGLGGGLGGGPASDGLVRAETDRIMDELRGLHEARHRADTAQGEVTVRWAYEVVGPAVAGAVLVVILLVVG is encoded by the coding sequence ATGACGAGCCCCGAACCCCAGTCACCAGCGCCGCAGCCTGCGGAGCCCGAGTCCGAGGACCGGGTGTACCGGTCGGTTCCGGCCATCGCCGGTGGCGTGCTGCTGCTTGCCGTCGCCGGGTGGCTCGGCATCGACGCGGTGATCTCGGGCGAGGGGCGTACGCCGTGGATGGCGCTCGCCGTGCTGATCCTGATCGTGCCGCTGGTCGTCGCCTTCACGCTGCGGCCCGCGGTGTACGCGGGCGACGACCGGCTGCGCATCCGCAACCCGTTCCGCGTCATCGTGCTGCCCTGGGGGCGGATCGCCTCGCTGAAGTCCGCCTACACGAACGAGGTCCTCACCGAGTCCGGCGCGAAGTACCAGCTGTGGGCCGTGCCCGTCTCGCTGCGCGCCCGCAAGAAGGCCGCGCGGCGTGAGATGCGGGCGACCGCGCAGGCGCGGCGGGAGATGGGCCGGGACGAGGGGCGCGGCAGTGCGCTCGGGATGCGGGCGGGGCTGGGCGGCGGCCTCGGCGGCGGGCCCGCGTCCGACGGGCTCGTGCGGGCGGAGACCGACCGGATCATGGATGAGCTGCGGGGGCTGCACGAGGCGCGGCACCGGGCGGACACGGCGCAGGGGGAGGTGACCGTGCGGTGGGCCTACGAGGTGGTGGGGCCGGCGGTTGCGGGGGCGGTGTTGGTGGTGATTCTTCTGGTGGTGGGTTGA
- a CDS encoding phospho-sugar mutase: MHDELIAQAQAWLTEDPDPETRTELARLIDAQDHAELAARFSGTLQFGTAGLRGELGAGPMRMNSSVVIRAAAGLAAYLKKQGFSQREGGAGLVVIGYDARHKSHDFARDTAAVMTGAGLRAAVLPRPLPTPVLAFAIRHLGAVAGVEVTASHNPPRDNGYKVYLGDGSQIVPPADIDIAAEIAAVPSLTTVRRPTEGWDTLDDSVLDAYLARTDAVLAKDSPRTARTVYTAMHGVGKDVLLAAFARAGFPEPALVTEQADPDPDFPTVAFPNPEEPGAMDLAFAKARATTPAPDLIIANDPDADRCAVAVQDGDDWRMLRGDEVGALLAAHLVRRGATGTFAESIVSSSLLGRIAEKAGLPHVETLTGFKWIARAEGLRYGYEEALGYCVDPDGVRDKDGITAALLITELASQLKEEGRTLLDLLDDLAVEHGLHATDQLSVRVEDLSLITAAMRRLREQPPTELAGLPITRTDDLTRGTATLPPTDGLRYTLDGARVIVRPSGTEPKLKCYLEVVLPVATHADLPDARARATDLLESIKRDLSTAAGIRPYARFS; the protein is encoded by the coding sequence GTGCACGACGAACTCATCGCACAGGCCCAGGCGTGGCTCACCGAGGACCCCGACCCGGAGACCCGCACCGAGCTCGCCCGCCTCATCGACGCCCAGGACCACGCCGAGCTCGCCGCCCGCTTCAGCGGCACCCTCCAGTTCGGCACGGCCGGCCTCCGCGGCGAACTCGGCGCCGGCCCCATGCGCATGAACAGCTCGGTCGTCATCCGTGCGGCCGCCGGCCTCGCCGCGTACCTCAAGAAGCAGGGTTTCTCCCAGAGGGAAGGGGGCGCCGGTCTCGTCGTCATCGGCTATGACGCCCGCCACAAGTCGCACGACTTCGCCCGCGACACCGCCGCCGTCATGACCGGCGCCGGCCTCCGCGCGGCCGTGCTCCCCCGCCCCCTCCCCACCCCCGTCCTCGCCTTCGCGATAAGGCACCTCGGCGCGGTCGCCGGCGTGGAGGTCACCGCCAGCCACAACCCGCCCCGCGACAACGGCTACAAGGTGTACCTCGGCGACGGCTCCCAGATCGTCCCCCCGGCGGACATCGACATCGCGGCAGAGATCGCCGCCGTCCCGTCCCTCACCACCGTCCGGCGCCCCACCGAAGGCTGGGACACCCTCGACGACAGCGTCCTCGACGCCTACCTCGCCCGCACCGACGCCGTACTCGCCAAGGATTCCCCGCGCACCGCCCGCACGGTGTACACGGCGATGCACGGCGTCGGCAAGGACGTCCTCCTCGCCGCCTTCGCCCGCGCCGGCTTCCCGGAACCGGCCCTCGTCACGGAGCAGGCCGACCCCGACCCGGACTTCCCGACCGTCGCGTTCCCCAACCCGGAGGAGCCCGGCGCGATGGACCTGGCGTTCGCGAAGGCCCGCGCGACCACCCCCGCCCCCGACCTGATCATCGCCAACGACCCGGACGCGGACCGCTGCGCCGTCGCCGTCCAGGACGGCGACGACTGGCGCATGCTCCGCGGTGACGAGGTCGGCGCCCTCCTCGCCGCCCACCTGGTCCGCCGCGGAGCGACCGGGACCTTCGCGGAGTCGATCGTCTCGTCCTCCCTCCTCGGCCGTATCGCCGAGAAGGCGGGCCTCCCCCACGTCGAGACGCTCACCGGCTTCAAGTGGATCGCCCGAGCCGAGGGCCTGCGCTACGGATACGAGGAGGCCCTCGGCTACTGCGTCGACCCGGACGGCGTACGCGACAAGGACGGCATCACGGCAGCGCTCCTGATCACGGAACTGGCGTCGCAGCTCAAGGAGGAGGGCCGCACCCTCCTCGACCTCCTCGACGACCTGGCCGTGGAACACGGCCTGCACGCGACGGACCAGCTCTCGGTCCGCGTCGAGGACCTCTCCCTCATCACGGCCGCGATGCGCCGCCTGCGCGAACAGCCCCCGACCGAACTCGCCGGCCTGCCGATCACCCGCACCGACGACCTGACCCGGGGCACGGCCACCCTCCCGCCCACCGACGGCCTGCGCTACACCCTCGACGGCGCCCGGGTGATCGTCCGCCCGAGCGGCACGGAGCCGAAGCTGAAGTGCTACCTGGAGGTCGTGCTGCCGGTCGCCACCCACGCCGACCTCCCCGACGCCCGTGCCCGGGCGACGGACCTACTGGAGTCGATCAAGCGCGACCTGTCCACGGCGGCAGGTATCCGACCGTACGCGCGGTTCTCGTAG
- a CDS encoding purine-nucleoside phosphorylase yields MNASLLPDDIQGDPHSAADAAAARLRELTGAETHDVALVMGSGWAPAVDALGAPEAELQVTELPGFPPPAVEGHGGKIRSYRIGNKRALVFLGRTHYYEGRGVAAVAHGVRTAVSAGCKTIVLTNGCGGLREGMRPGQPVLISDHINLTATSPIIGANFVDLTDLYSPRLRALCKEVDPTLEEGVYAQFPGPHYETPAEIRMARVIGADLVGMSTVLEAIAAREAGAEVLGISLVTNLAAGMTGEPLNHEEVLQAGRDSATRMGSLLAQVLGRL; encoded by the coding sequence GTGAACGCATCTCTTCTTCCGGACGACATCCAGGGCGACCCCCACTCCGCCGCCGACGCCGCCGCCGCCCGCCTGCGCGAACTCACGGGCGCCGAGACCCACGACGTCGCCCTCGTGATGGGCTCCGGCTGGGCCCCGGCCGTGGACGCCCTCGGCGCCCCCGAGGCCGAACTCCAGGTCACCGAGCTGCCCGGCTTCCCGCCGCCGGCGGTCGAGGGCCACGGAGGCAAGATCCGCTCGTACCGGATCGGCAACAAGCGCGCCCTCGTCTTCCTCGGCCGCACGCACTACTACGAGGGCCGCGGCGTGGCCGCCGTCGCCCACGGCGTCCGTACCGCCGTGTCGGCCGGCTGCAAGACGATCGTCCTCACCAACGGCTGCGGCGGCCTGCGCGAGGGCATGCGCCCCGGCCAGCCGGTCCTGATCAGCGACCACATCAACCTCACGGCGACGTCCCCGATCATCGGCGCCAACTTCGTCGACCTCACGGACCTCTACTCCCCGCGCCTGCGGGCGCTGTGCAAGGAGGTCGACCCCACCCTGGAGGAGGGCGTCTACGCCCAGTTCCCCGGCCCGCACTACGAGACTCCGGCCGAGATCCGTATGGCCCGGGTCATCGGTGCGGACCTGGTGGGGATGTCGACGGTTCTGGAGGCGATCGCGGCGCGCGAGGCGGGTGCGGAGGTTCTGGGCATTTCCCTGGTGACGAATCTGGCGGCGGGGATGACGGGAGAGCCGCTGAACCACGAGGAGGTTCTCCAGGCGGGCCGGGATTCGGCGACCCGCATGGGTTCACTGCTCGCCCAGGTCCTGGGGCGCCTGTAG
- a CDS encoding gamma-glutamylcyclotransferase: MSLYAAYAGNLDARLMSRRAPHSPLRATGWLNGWRLTFGGEHMGWEGALPTIVEDPVSQVFVALYDIAPMDEESLDRWEGVGLDIYRRTRVRVHTLEGDEQAWAFTLNAYEGGLPSARYLGEIADAAESAGAPHDYVMELRKRPC; encoded by the coding sequence ATGTCGCTCTACGCCGCGTACGCCGGCAACCTCGACGCGCGGCTGATGTCCCGCCGCGCCCCGCACTCGCCGCTGCGCGCCACCGGCTGGCTGAACGGGTGGCGACTGACCTTCGGCGGCGAGCACATGGGCTGGGAGGGCGCCCTGCCGACGATCGTCGAGGACCCCGTCTCCCAGGTCTTCGTCGCGCTGTACGACATCGCCCCCATGGACGAGGAGTCGCTCGACCGCTGGGAGGGCGTGGGGCTCGACATCTACCGCCGTACGCGCGTACGAGTCCACACGCTGGAGGGTGATGAACAGGCGTGGGCCTTCACCCTCAACGCCTACGAGGGCGGTCTGCCCTCCGCCCGCTACCTGGGCGAGATCGCCGACGCGGCCGAGTCGGCCGGTGCCCCGCACGACTACGTGATGGAACTCCGCAAGCGTCCCTGCTGA